A window of Rhipicephalus microplus isolate Deutch F79 chromosome 8, USDA_Rmic, whole genome shotgun sequence genomic DNA:
TGGGCACATTTCACTGCTCCGGTGAGCGAGAAGGCGCAGGTGGCATGACTGAGAAAGCGTACTCGCATGAGATGGTCGCCGAGTTGTTAGCTTCGTTGCTGCTCTTACTCTCCATCCCGGAAGGAGAGGTGTACCACCGGAAGCTACGCGGTTCCTCTGAGCTCGAACGAAACAACGTATTGGCGCACCCCTGGCTTTACCTCTGACGTAACAAGAAAGAAGCCACGTGTGTATCTCTCGTCAGGAGTATAAAAACGCTGGGCAGGCGCCGAGCAGATACAAAAGCCTTCAGAGGCCTTTCCCGCCCTTGTGTTAGAGTGAGACCGACATCACGCAGCCATGAACGGCCTGGTAAGCGACCATAGGATGTGAGATTAGTGGAAGAAATGGTGGTTTGTTATAGTGTTGGGTTCGGAGCAGCTCAGTTCGTTGAATTGTGTTACCAGGATGTGCACAGTGGATACCTACATAACTTCTCGTATACCTTACGAAGTTTTGGGCATATGAATGCGTACTCAGAATATGCACTTGGTTGCCAGAAAGTGATGATATATGGGTGAGAGAAATGAGGCTTTTTTGAAGATCATGCAAATCCAGTATGACCGTTTTTCCTCGGAACTGCTGGATGATGTCAGTGTTCATTTTATACTCAAAGATCACAATATTGAGCAGCATCGTAGCGTGCTTATTGAGTTCTACATGAGGCGGTCTTACCGGCGTGTTTCGTAGTAAACTTGGTAGTGTAGCTGTTGCCTAGTAGCAAAGAGATGCGTTCATTGAGTTTGTACCACCTCTGCGCCTATCCTCTGGCAAGAGTGGAAAGCCATTCAAGGAAAATTATCGCCAGTCGCTCATTGCTTTGCAACATGGGACAACAATCGTTGTAAACTAGGTGCCATAAGATGGCTGGAAGTGACATGAGTCGCGATTGTGCCACCCTAGCAGTCGGTGTTTCTACGAAGAGTCGAAGGCAACTTTTCCCTCTTTCATTTGAAGAACCAGGCTACGAACTATGTTGGGTGCTATCCTGAATAAACCCAGCAACAATTATAATCTCTCTGCCAACATTGAAATAAAAAGGTTTGATATCGGTAAACCCAAATCGTTTTAATGATACTCATGTTAAACAACGTGTATGGAATAGCTATACCCAAATCACTAAGCATTTCATTACATTAAATCCGCACTTCTATGATTATCCGTTCAGCACGATGTAATAGAGCCTGCTTCGGTTGATCGGTGCTTAGGGTGTTTTGCTGCCGGCCTAAACATCATGGGTTCGACACCAGCAGCGGTGGttccatttcgatggaggcgaaattgtgaACTCCCGTGTACTGTTCAATGTCAGTGCACATAAACGACCACCACATGgacgaaatttccaaagccctccactgtggcatctctctcaaccatatcgtggtttggacgccaAACCGCAGATTAAAATTATCACGATTTAAATATTAAGACTCATCACACTAACCTAAATTGTCAAAACATTGAGGCTTCGAAAATGGCTGCTGTGAAGGTATCACTCCCTAGTGAACACCCCTACGAAAGTGCCGGATTAGAACAGATATAGCCAAGCTACAGTCATCTGTAGTGGTATAAATAAGCAAACTTGGTACGTACCCGACGCATTATGGCACAAATGAGCAGAAACCACGGAATAGGGTACACAGCGCGTCAGCAATATCGAAAACGTAGTTCAGAAAGAGCGACTTACATTAGCGAGCACGCAATGTAATTTTCGTGCAGCCGACACAATTTGGTTTGTTATTACATCCACAGTTCTCACATTTCTTATCTTCTGTTAGAAAATCTGAAGACTTTTCGAGGTCGTACTTTGAGAACAAATTTGCGTGTCTGTTTCATGACTATCCACCCGCCTTCGTAGTCTGGAAGATTTCTTGATCGACCACGAACCCAAACGTCGTGGGACCAAATCTCTGTCTGCCACGGCGACCGCATTATGATGGAGCGGTAATGCTAGGGACCCATgtgcttagatataggtgcacgttaattaAACTACCTCAGGCTGTCGAACTTCGGAGCTTTTAGATACGGCTTTCGTAATCAtcctatcgtggttttgggacgtaaaacaccgaATTTTGTTTTTATTCCGAAAGCCACGCTGCAATcatcttgaccgcattcgattgCAGGTGCACACCATCCTGTTCACTGCCCTTTTCGGCAGCGCCCTCAGTGGATTCCTCAGTGGAAGTGGCACTGGAGGTGGTGTTGATGGAGGCTACGGTGGGGCGGGTATTGGAGGCTACGGTGGTGGTAGTCTCGGAGGTTACGGTGGAGGGCTTGGTGCCGGTGGCCTCGGAGGAGCAGGAGGCCTAGGTGCCGGAGGTCTGGGAGGAGGCAGTGGCAACGTGGGTGTTGGGAGCAGCGTAGTCCTGCTGAACGGCGGCCGTGGGGGTGCAAGCAAATCGGTGGCAGGGCCTGCGTTCCTCGTTCGCACAGTGCACCACGTGTCTCAAGTGCAAGGCGGTGGAGCCATTGTGGCGCACTCTGGTCTCGGTGGTGTCGATGGAGCCGGCATTGGTGGAGGCGCCAGCATCGGAGGTGCTGGACTGATTGGTGGTGGAGCTGGTGGTCTCGGAGGAGGCTACGGAGGTGGCGCTTATGGAGCTGGAGGCCTCGGTGGAGGTTACGGAGGCGGAGGATACGGGGCTGGTGGTGCTGGAGGTGGTGGTGTCGTTGGCAAGCTACTGCTCGTCAAGCATCACAAGTGAAATCTGTCAccagtgttctttaacgtttTAAACACAAACAGGTAAGCATTCTTATTATAAGTCAAGCATAGGTGTAAGCACATGCAGGCCGTAGTGCAGTGCCCCCGCTAATATCTAGTTCTAACTGCGTTTGGGTCGTTAGGGTGCGAGTGGGTGTTGGGGAGAGAGGGCACTCCAGTAAACTTTCACACTATTCGGCCCTTCACCCTTGATGCCTAATTGAAAACTATGCGCAGGCATATAAGGAGTACAGTTTTGTTACTATAAGCAACAATTATGGCTTCACACAGTTTACATGAGTGCGCCACACTTAAGGTGCAACCGAAAATAATAAGGGATTGCTCGCTTAGTGCCCCACGTTGGAATAAAACGCTATATACTTAGGAAATAAATTTGATAATATATAATTACTCTTCAAGATCTGAAGATCTTGAAGAGTAATTTTTAGTATTCTAAAGTTatatggcagtttttttttcttataatgtATGCGATATTCCCCGAGTGAATTGCAGTTTTCTGCATGAACGTAGCAGTGCTCACTGCTTTTTACATACTGTCACGGTAATCATCGTGCCATTGATAAGGCGAACCCACTTGCGAACTATATATTTGAAATAGTAAGCTTTTGCTTCATAGATGATTCCTCTACTTTACTTTTGTGACACCGTTGGTTTAATAACGCGAATTGTGGTAGTCGGAAGGGTGACTTCAATTCGCTTTATGGTGAGAGTGACCATACCCATTACTTTCCAGCTTTATGGTGAGAGTGACCATACCCATTACTTTCCAGGTGTAAGCGAAGGCACCTGAAGACTATAGCGTCCTTCTCAACTCGTGAGCTTCCACTCCACCTGCTCTTTTACCTCAATCGACGAAGAGAAAGATTCTATGAATCGCTCCGCAAACAGGTTGACAGTGTACGCTGACCCGGAACTTGTTTCCCTCCTAATAAAGCTGTGATTTACTCAACGTACCATCTAACTGACTCTCACTCTGTGTTTGTTTATATTTTCATATCGCGTGCAATTTGGAACGTCAGCCTATCAAATGCCAAACAATGACCGATGATCGTGCACCTTATCATGAGCAATGTCATCCATTAAAAGTAGGGAGACAAGATATAGTAGCGAGAGAAAAGGGCACACATATTAGCCGTATATAGTTCTGGCTAAGGCATTAGACAGGGATGTTTGATATATTGTAAAACCGTATAAAACGGAAGACAAAACTCATGACACAGTGAAAAGAAAATGATTCGACATTTTATTTTTACTGTCTTGGGTTTCACATCTGGTTTTATAATTCTGACTTTTTATACCTTGCTCAAATCGTACCAACTCCACCTAACACACTTGAAGTATAGAGGTGGAAGGAAAACTAGAAGCATATTACAAACTTCGTATCATTTGAAGATGAAAACCTGTCGACCTGTTCGTAACTGATCAGGTTATAAAATCAGCCATCAGAATTTCTGCAAGAACATAAACCGCAGCGTTAACTTGACATTCTTAGCAAGCTGCAGGGTTCGTAGTAGCCTTCAACAATTCAATAACCTTCCCGTTGTTCGTAGAATACAGTGTTCCTGAAACTCACTGCACCTCACGTGGTATTAGATTGCTTCCCGAATCGGGCCATTCACTTGTGAACATTGGACGATGTCAACTGATGACGCCACCTTGTAACAGTACGACTTTCCCGTGATGATATCACAATTTCTGGCAATAGGTGACTTCATAACATCACTGTGACGTAATCGTGAGCTCGAAGAATGTCACGTGAATATTTTCAACACGACTGGCAACACTCGCGACTTTTCGCAAAGTCTCGCGGAGAGAAACACCAGTATATagacacttacccccgtattctagaaagccccttcactcaacactgcaccttcacttgagaaagccgacgggagcgccatctttaggcaggaaaagtcactgcatattgTTGATAATTTACTGCTATTCTTGAgttgcgcagcgtcattttcagccgagcagcggtgcagtgcgaaactctgtcaagtgaagggtaaaagtcgagtcaaggagcgtttgtgaatacgggggttaaacCCTAAAAATAAGAGGAGGGCTCACATATGACGTAAAGCCCAGCGTACGCAAAGCATCAGCACTGGGTGATGCTCTCATCTATCTTTTCAGGAACTCTACAGTTCAGGAACATCAGCAGTTCGGGACCTTCGAGTGACTGTATGGCTCTCTGTGCGATATTGCGTTCGTTCCCCGAGAATGTGTCAGCCGCTCCACTAGTCACTCGTCGCAAAACCACTTGTTTTGGGTGCCatctgaattctaatgttttatgaCATGGACACTTTCTTTCGTGCTTCCAGAGTCGAGTCTCGACTTTTAGAACTATAATGTCGGAGTGCTCGCGCAGCCATTCGAACTTATTGTCTGTCATTGAAGTGCCTTCTGAGCAGTGATCATTTGCTGCAATGTGTAGCGGATTGAATGTAAATGGGCGAGAGTTCTCCACTGAGAAAGCAAGCACGAGTGTGCACGTCGTGTTTGAAAACGACTGTTCTATTACGGGGTTCTGGACAGGCCTATGCAGTCAATGGAAGCAGCGGGCACTCAAGGACACACGTAAACGGCATCGGTGCACCCACTTGGGTTTTCATGCATTCTGTGCTAAGTAAGTACCATGTCATCCAGACGCAGAGTTTCCGGTCAAATATTCCTCCTCCACCAGCCCCTTTTTTCTTTAGAATATTTATCGCGAGGCAAACACTGCCATTTGAGTGGATGATAGTGGATTGCTGAAGGTACCTATTTCGAAAGCCTCCAGTAAAGATTTGCGTTTCTGCTCTAAGGTTGCATAATATGTTGTTCTCAATGACCTACTTTGGTTATATGTGACAGATGTcgcgactttaatgccaaacaGTAAATAAAAGGTGCAAAAAATTTTGTAGCATTATAGCTGACACTGCAGTGATGGCTATTTAATTTGATAACCATTACATAGGCACAGCTACGATGCACCCGTCACGTCTGGTTAAGGTCTAGTGTGGTTAGGCGCCCTCCGCAtacgttgatttatgtagcagttttCGGGGCTACTGATCTAATGACAACCAGCACTTCGTATCAGCTTACACCGTCCGTTGTCGCTTATATTTGTGTTGCCGTTGGCATCGTTGCGTAACTGTGAATAAACAACTGGATAGATAAAACATATGTGGCTGTTTTACGTATCTCTAATTATAAGTACAAGGTCCCGTTGTGTTTTGACTACATCGCAATGAGGCCACCACGGCGACGATTTCTTCTTGCaacattcgggtcagcagtcgcgCATTGTAACCACTAAAGATCCGCATAGGATGGTACAAGACAAAGTGATCACAAATAATTTATACAGAAAGTGCGCTATGGAAAGAAGCTTACATTTAGGACGCACAATCGGCAATACTGGTGGAAGCAATGTTTCATGAACCAGACTCGTTTTCGTCGGCCGAAGTCAACCCGAAAACCTCACGCCGATCTCATGAAAAACGCGAGTGTTCTTTTGGAAACAATTCCTTCTGGAACATGTTCCGCATTGAAAGGTTTCCCGCCATTTCAAACCTTTGGCGTCCTCGCTATGCCTCTTGTTTGTAACTATGCAACGGTGTTCTTCGCCATTATGTCGGTGCTTGGCTTCGGGAGTGTCCTATGGAGACGACGAAGCAGCAGTGGCTAAAGAGATCAATGTCATCAACAAAATGGTTGTAAACTTCGTGGCACTAGCAAATAAAGGTTACTTTTTGTCCAGCAGACCATTATTTCCTTGCGCTTTGTCAGGCCACTCATTTGATGCCTACGCTACCACGGCATGAGAGAAGTGGCCAGCATATTTTAGGCTTCCAAAGACCCTTATGGCTATGTAGGTCATACATATACTCAATTCTACTTCGCTTGAAGAATGTGGTAACTTGACACCTCAGAATGATAGACATAGATAAATTTACCATTAGTTCAGCTGCAGGTAAACATTTGCTTTCGTTGTGAAATCAACGCGATGATGCCGAGGTGAAGCTACGATGACAAAACACAACTGTATGATTATACATCTCATCAATAAATAATTACTCGATTTGACCTGCTTTCTTCGATTTATCACAACACACATGATAAGAGGCAAAGGATCAAGAATTCCAAAATGGCGTGAAGCTCTCATTCGGCCTTGAAAGACAAAGACAACAGCTATGGTTCAAGCACTTTGATAGCACTGTTGTGGATTCATTTATGATAAAACGTTTTAAATACAACAATAAGTATAAATAAAACACTAAAACATTCGTCTTTTCTTGTTGTCCGACACTAAACTGCATGCGTTTCCGTACACTTCACATCAGCGTCATGCACTATCACATTTGATCACGGCTTTAGCTTTGCAATAGCGTTATTTCAAATACAAAAATATAAGTGAGCAGCCAGTGTTACACGAAAGTTTTAAGTAAGTAAGATACCACACACATCACATAAGTTTATAACTCGAATGTAAATTTGCTCGTTCACGTTTTTTACGTGTCCGACACGTAATTTATTAAACGAAAATTGTATGTCATTTGGAGAACGTTTGTCTAGCTAAAGACATCAAGCAGCTCAAAGCCATAACTATGACAAGTACTTGACTACGGTAATCATTGCTGCACTTATTGAATGATATCGATTACGTTGAAGACCCAAAAGTGATAGAAGGCATAATTCTGCTCGTGGTTGACAGGTTTACAAAAACACGTACAAAAATCTTCCAAAGTTCCTAGATAAGGTGACCGTGTGTTAACGTGATGACAATGTACTTGTAAGTGATGTGAAGTGGCCATGAAGACTAATGTTTTGGTAAAGTGAAATAGCAATACCAAGTACATGTGCACCTTCCTCCAATTCGGAGACTAAGGAGGCATATTCCTTTTTTAATTTCGTTTTTGTTgtagaaacaaaacaaaattcaTGTGCACCTTCTTCCATTTTGGTGACTAAggtggcatattttttttttcaaatttcgttTTTGTTGTAGAAAGAATGCATTTGAAAATTTTGTGTGAACCAAGGTCCTGCAGTTTgagaatgcaaaaaataaactaACGAAAGATCACAGTGACTCATCTCGTATTGGTAAATTTCACGTGGAACATTTAGGCACACGCTGGTTTCTCACTACGCGGACTGATACGAAGTGTTACAAAAATCTTGTGCTCACCAGAATTCAAGACTATGTCCCAGTTTTTTCAAGAAGCTGGCTTTGCTGTATAGCTCAAAaatctatgaaaaaaaaagcctcgaATCACATAAGTTGTCACATTTCATCCCCAACGATGTCGCACGCAACTCGGCCTGCCGACATCAAGACAACCAACAATGGCAAACCATATCTGACTAGGCATTTAAAAATATTCCAGAAAACAGAATATCTCGATACTGTGACATGAAGCTCTTTTAGGGAGTGTATTCTGCTTCTTCAATGACGCTCTCTTATCCGCGTGCTTTGTCTCTTAGAATTCGTAATTTCAAAAATTTAGCAGCTTAGAAGAGTGGACATTTTGCGCACGTTCTACAAGCCCTTCCATGAAGGGCAATGTCTCGATAACGGTCCTCCTTGGTCGCACTGGCGTCCTCAATTGTTCTAAGCAAACGTAACCAAATAACCAAACAATCCGACGTTGTGGCGACCAGCCAACGATGCATGCGACTGTGATGTAATCGAATGGGAGGGGAATCACGTTGCTCCTCCACCAAGTTGCGTGCATCGCTACCAGTGGGCTTTTCTTCATGATGCAGTTACTCACGCCACCGACACCATCAGGACTTGCGTTATAATATATCCTCGTTTTGTATAGCCCAACGCGGCGTGCGCCTTGTAAGTGGGTAAGCGTAATACATTGCACTACGAAGAAACAAGACAAAATTGACAAACGACTAGGGGCTCGAGACAATTTATGTGGGCTCCTAAAGTTTAGAAAGCAAAAGTGACCGCTCCAGTGGCGATTCGTAACGCGGCAAAGTGCATCTGTAGCTTCCCCGATACTCTACAATGCATGCCggttcttttgttttttatttaccgCCGGCCACTGCACTGCGTTCTCCTTTCCTCATTGCAGCGTCCAGTGTTTTAGATGAAGATAAGGGTAAAGAGGGTGCGTCTCTGGGCACATTTCACTGCTCCGGTGAGCGAGAAGGCGCAGGTGGCATGACTGAGAAAGCGTACTCGCATGAGATGGTCGCCGAGTTGTTAGCTTCGTTGCTGCTCTTACTCTCCATCCCGGAAGGAGAGGTGTACCACCGGAAGCTACGCGGTTCCTCTGAGCTCGAACGAAACAACGTATTGGCGCACCCCTGGCTTTACCTCTGACGTAACAAGAAAGAAGCCACGTGTGTATCTCTCGTCAGGAGTATAAAAACGCTGGGCAGGCGCCGAGCAGATACAAAAGCCTTCAGAGGCCTTTCCCGCCCTTGTGTTAGAGTGAGACCGACATCACGCAGCCATGAACGGCCTGGTAAGCGACCATAGGATGTGAGATTAGTGGAAGAAATGGTGGTTTGTTATAGTGTTGGGTTCGGAGCAGCTCAGTTCGTTGAATTGTGTTACCAGGATGTGCACAGTGGATACCTACATAACTTCTCGTATACCTTACGAAGTTTTGGGCATATGAATGCGTACTCAGAATATGCACTTGGTTGCCAGAAAGTGATGATATATGGGTGAGAGAAATGAGGCTTTTTTGAAGATCATGCAAATCCAGTATGACCGTTTTTCCTCGGAACTGCTGGATGATGTCAGTGTTCATTTTATACTCAAAGATCACAATATTGAGCAGCATCGTAGCGTGCTTATTGAGTTCTACATGAGGCGGTCTTACCGGCGTGTTTCGTAGTAAACTTGGTAGTGTAGCTGTTGCCTAGTAGCAAAGAGATGCGTTCATTGAGTTTGTACCACCTCTGCGCCTATCCTCTGGCAAGAGTGGAAAGCCATTCAAGGAAAATTATCGCCAGTCGCTCATTGCTTTGCAACATGGGACAACAATCGTTGTAAACTAGGTGCCATAAGATGGCTGGAAGTGACATGAGTCGCGATTGTGCCACCCTAGCAGTCGGTGTTTCTACGAAGAGTCGAAGGCAACTTTTCCCTCTTTCATTTGAAGAACCAGGCTACGAACTATGTTGGGTGCTATCCTGAATAAACCCAGCAACAATTATAATCTCTCTGCCAACATTGAAATAAAAAGGTTTGATATCGGTAAACCCAAATCGTTTTAATGATACTCATGTTAAACAACGTGTATGGAATAGCTATACCCAAATCACTAAGCATTTCATTACATTAAATCCGCACTTCTATGATTATCCGTTCAGCACGATGTAATAGAGCCTGCTTCGGTTGATCGGTGCTTAGGGTGTTTTGCTGCCGGCCTAAACATCATGGGTTCGACACCAGCAGCGGTGGttccatttcgatggaggcgaaattgtgaACTCCCGTGTACTGTTCAATGTCAGTGCACATAAACGACCACCACATGgacgaaatttccaaagccctccactgtggcatctctctcaaccatatcgtggtttggacgccaAACCGCAGATTAAAATTATCACGATTTAAATATTAAGACTCATCACACTAACCTAAATTGTCAAAACATTGAGGCTTCGAAAATGGCTGCTGTGAAGGTATCACTCCCTAGTGAACACCCCTACGAAAGTGCCGGATTAGAACAGATATAGCCAAGCTACAGTCATCTGTAGTGGTATAAATAAGCAAACTTGGTACGTACCCGACGCATTATGGCACAAATGAGCAGAAACCACGGAATAGGGTACACAGCGCGTCAGCAATATCGAAAACGTAGTTCAGAAAGAGCGACTTACATTAGCGAGCACGCAATGTAATTTTCGTGCAGCCGACACAATTTGGTTTGTTATTACATCCACAGTTCTCACATTTCTTATCTTCTGTTAGAAAATCTGAAGACTTTTCGAGGTCGTACTTTGAGAACAAATTTGCGTGTCTGTTTCATGACTATCCACCCGCCTTCGTAGTCTGGAAGATTTCTTGATCGACCACGAACCCAAACGTCGTGGGACCAAATCTCTGTCTGCCACGGCGACCGCATTATGATGGAGCGGTAATGCTAGGGACCCATgtgcttagatataggtgcacgttaattaAACTACCTCAGGCTGTCGAACTTCGGAGCTTTTAGATACGGCTTTCGTAATCAtcctatcgtggttttgggacgtaaaacaccgaATTTTGTTTTTATTCCGAAAGCCACGCTGCAATcatcttgaccgcattcgattgCAGGTGCACACCATCCTGTTCACTGCCCTTTTCGGCAGCGCCCTCAGTGGATTCCTCAGTGGAAGTGGCACTGGAGGTGGTGTTGATGGAGGCTACGGTGGGGCGGGTATTGGAGGCTACGGTGGTGGTAGTCTCGGAGGTTACGGTGGAGGGCTTGGTGCCGGTGGCCTCGGAGGAGCAGGAGGCCTAGGTGCCGGAGGTCTGGGAGGAGGCAGTGGCAACGTGGGTGTTGGGAGCAGCGTAGTCCTGCTGAACGGCGGCCGTGGGGGTGCAAGCAAATCGGTGGCAGGGCCTGCGTTCCTCGTTCGCACAGTGCACCACGTGTCTCAAGTGCAAGGCGGTGGAGCCATTGTGGCGCACTCTGGTCTCGGTGGTGTCGATGGAGCCGGCATTGGTGGAGGCGCCAGCATCGGAGGTGCTGGACTGATTGGTGGTGGAGCTGGTGGTCTCGGAGGAGGCTACGGAGGTGGCGCTTATGGAGCTGGAGGCCTCGGTGGAGGTTACGGAGGCGGAGGATACGGGGCTGGTGGTGCTGGAGGTGGTGGTGTCGTTGGCAAGCTACTGCTCGTCAAGCATCACAAGTGAAATCTGTCAccagtgttctttaacgtttTAAACACAAACAGGTAAGCATTCTTATTATAAGTCAAGCATAGGTGTAAGCACATGCAGGCCGTAGTGCAGTGCCCCCGCTAATATCTAGTTCTAACTGCGTTTGGGTCGTTAGGGTGCGAGTGGGTGTTGGGGAGAGAGGGCACTCCAGTAAACTTTCACACTATTCGGCCCTTCACCCTTGATGCCTAATTGAAAACTATGCGCAGGCATATAAGGAGTACAGTTTTGTTACTATAAGCAACAATTATGGCTTCACACAGTTTACATGAGTGCGCCACACTTAAGGTGCAACCGAAAATAATAAGGGATTGCTCGCTTAGTGCCCCACGTTGGAATAAAACGCTATATACTTAGGAAATAAATTTGATAATATATAATTACTCTTCAAGATCTGAAGATCTTGAAGAGTAATTTTTAGTATTCTAAAGTTatatggcagtttttttttcttataatgtATGCGATATTCCCCGAGTGAATTGCAGTTTTCTGCATGAACGTAGCAGTGCTCACTGCTTTTTACATACTGTCACGGTAATCATCGTGCCATTGATAAGGCGAACCCACTTGCGAACTATATATTTGAAATAGTAAGCTTTTGCTTCATAGATGATTCCTCTACTTTACTTTT
This region includes:
- the LOC142768262 gene encoding uncharacterized protein LOC142768262, producing MNGLVHTILFTALFGSALSGFLSGSGTGGGVDGGYGGAGIGGYGGGSLGGYGGGLGAGGLGGAGGLGAGGLGGGSGNVGVGSSVVLLNGGRGGASKSVAGPAFLVRTVHHVSQVQGGGAIVAHSGLGGVDGAGIGGGASIGGAGLIGGGAGGLGGGYGGGAYGAGGLGGGYGGGGYGAGGAGGGGVVGKLLLVKHHK